Within Quercus lobata isolate SW786 chromosome 5, ValleyOak3.0 Primary Assembly, whole genome shotgun sequence, the genomic segment TTGTTGACCACAACGCCACGAACAGCAGTGAGTCCTTTCTGGGCTTGGTCTATGGGTTTCACATCAATGGACCTAGCCGATCCAAACCCAGAAAACCTAGATCTACCCAGAAAACCgccaccacaaacccaccaacCACACCACCACTGACCATTGCCACATCATAACCCAGCAACCCAAATCAGCCAAAAGTCACAAACCCAGCCAAAACCAAATTCACGGCAGCCCATGGCTTGACCCACCAAGCCCACGACAGCCCACTACTGCTGCATGTCCTTAACCCACGATTCACAGCCACCAAACTCGACCCACCACCAACATCAAGAGTAGGGGCCATTGAAGACGAAGGAATCGACCTCAGATCTACCCAGAATGACTTGAATAATCGCTGGTCCACTCATCGGTGGTGGAAGTACCATTAAGGCACTTGATGGAAAGGACCgtcagagaaaaagaaataagagaaaGCCAAGAGAGGAGTTTGACCCgagaggaagagggagagagagatttgggaAAATGAAATATGAGTTTGGGTCTGAGTTTAgtgtttattgatgattttgttgtgtttggttgacaagaaaatttaagaaaaattaagaaagttactgcaaatttttttttcttactctttaaattttaattaaggtgaattttgatttttaattctgtttttatttttttttatttagttaaaattaataaattaattttttaaatttaaatgctgagATGTCTtgggtgatgtggcattttttataatattttaatgtctCCGGCTGCCACCTCAGCTATTTCTGTCGATTGATTGATGGGAAGGACAAAAATAACACgcattaattggtttagggactaaaagtggaaaaaataaaatgtagggactaaaatggaaaaacatcaaaatgtagggattaaagtgcatttacgccaaaaagaaattatataataGGAATTGAATCATGTGTTGTATCTAAGATATTTTTGAGCTTTACAATCACTACTGCAAATTCATTTCTCAAATCCgtaagttttcatttttcatacaTGTCCATCTCTTTTATTCAATCCTTTCACTCTCTCCTCGAAATAAAAGATCCATATCAAatcattccttttttttctctaatttttttttcttttaattttattttcaattttaattgaaaactacccttttttttaaatctttattgTAGTTCAATACTTGCCGCCAACATATTTCCAATGTCTTCCATTAGCTCTCAGGAGGCCTCCTCTTCATCATCATTTTCATCTTCAACATCTCGGTGGAAATATGATGTCTTTCTTAGTTTTAGAGGTGAAGACACTTGCACTAGTTTTACAGACCATCTATATGTTGCTTTAAAACAAAGGGGCATAGTTATCTTTGGAGATGAGGAAAATCTTGAGATAGGAAAATCTATTTCATCGAAGTTCttgaaagcaataaaagaatCAAGATTTGCAATTGTCATTCTCTCAAGAAAATTTGCATCATCAGCATGGTGCTTGGATGAACTTACAAAGATAATTGGATGCCTGAAAGAGACAACCACAACTGTTTTTCCAATATTTTATGATGTGGACCCATCTGATGTACGAAAACAAATAGGCGCTTTTGCCCAAGCCTTTTCTAAACATGAAGAACATTTTATGGACAATATAGAGAAAGTGTAAACATGGAGAGCTGCTTTAGAAGAAGAGGCAAATCTCAAAGGGTGGCACCTATTGGATAGGTAATCCAATTTGACATATTACTTGCTTTTAaatgttcaaacttcaaataaaTACTCTTCTTATCTTAAGCCTTGTTTTGAACTCTAAGTAAAGCAACGTAGATGTTCacacttcatttttattttgacttgatCTATTTAATTTACgattttttatttctatcaattttttcttgCACTAAGTTATTTGCATTTTCTTGGTTTAGCCAACAGAATAGAACATTGGATTTCTactttctattttggtcctatTTATGGGTGGTACTTACTAGATTTCATTCTCTCTCCATTGCAGGTCTGAGGCACAACTTATCCAAAATATTGTGGGAGAGTTATGGCATAAATTGAGTTATGTATTCTTTGAAGATATTGAAGACCTTGTAGGAATAGAATCTCGAGTGAAGAAATTGGAGTCATGTTTGGCTATAGGGTCTAATGATGTTCGCATTATAGGGGTTTGGGGGATGGGAGGAACAAGTAAAACAACTCTTGTTAGAGTTGTTTTTCGTATGATTTTGAACAAGTTTGAAGGTTGTTGCTTTCTCCCAAATGTCAGGGAGGTTTGTGAAAAAGATGGTTTAATTCCATTCCAACAACAACTTattagaaaaattttagatgAAAGTATGAATATACAAGATGTTGACGAGGGAGTTTTTGTGATCaagaaaaaattacatcatAAAAGAATTCTTCTCGTTCTTGATGATTTAAATCAATTAGACCAGTTGAAAAAGTTAGTTGGAAAGCATAATTGGTTTGGTTCTGGTAGTAGGGTTatcataacaacaagggataaGCATTTACTACGTATACTTGAAGTCGATGAAGTATGCGAAGCTGAAGGATTGAGTCATGATGAGGCTCTTAATCTTTTGAGTTTGAAAGCTTTTAATAAAGATCATCCTCCCAAAGATTATCTAGAGCTATCCAAAGATGTCGTACAATATACTAAAGGCCTTCCTTTAGCTATTGAAATTTTAGGTTCCTTTTTGTTCAGTAGAAGCATCAATCAATGGAAAAGTACATTAATTAggataaaataatttcttgaaagTTCAATTCTCCAAGCACTTAAAATAAGTTATGATGGACTACACAAAACGGAGAAAAAAATATTCCTATATATTGCATTTTCCTTTAATTATGAGGGAAAAAATAGTGTAGCAGAGAAACTAAATTATTTTGGCCTTTACCCTGAGTTAGATTAGAGGTTCTAGTTGATAAA encodes:
- the LOC115990973 gene encoding TMV resistance protein N-like; the encoded protein is MSSISSQEASSSSSFSSSTSRWKYDVFLSFRGEDTCTSFTDHLYVALKQRGIVIFGDEENLEIGKSISSKFLKAIKESRFAIVILSRKFASSAWCLDELTKIIGCLKETTTTVFPIFYDVDPSDVRKQIGAFAQAFSKHEEHFMDNIEKV